Within the Elusimicrobiota bacterium genome, the region GGCATATTTAGGATCTATTATTAACATCCGTTTCAAAACAGATTCTGCACGTTTTTCGTCCTGCCTTTTCAAATAGTTTTCTACTAATCTTAATCCAAGCCATAGGTCAAACGGTGCTACTTTGTACAATTTTTCAAGAGTTCCAATATCTTTTGTAATACCAGGTGCAAATGCTTTTCTCCGTTTTAATCCGTAACTTCTAATTTCATATACATTTATTGTTAATCCAACATCTTTCAATCCTATATTCATTTCGTCAGTAAAAGATACCGGTATTTTCAATTCTGACATCTGAAAGTATGCTTCTCGTGTCACCATAATTTTTGTATATTTACCTTGTCGTGAAACAGACTCTGCTCGTTTTGCAACGCTAATATTAAACCCTTCAGCAGATATTTTTTTACCTCTAATACAAAATCTGGGGTTAAGTATCACCTGTCCATAATGAATTCCTATGCCAACATCAAATGGAGATTTATCTTGTTTCACTCTATCTCTATTTATCTTTTCGGTTAACCATCTTCGTTTTATTTGTAAAGCAATTTCAATTGCAATTTTTAAATCTCTCGCTTTTTCTCTGGTATACAAAAATAGGCTACACTCATCGCCTTTTACTGAAAATTCTAACTCTTGCTGTTCTGTTTTTGTATAGAATCTCCGAAAATAGTTCTTGATTGTACTTATACAAACATTATGAAAAGATGTTAAGAATCTATCATACTGTTCAAGTGATAAAATATTTGCTATATTTGATGAACCTATTAAGTCAATAA harbors:
- a CDS encoding tetratricopeptide repeat protein, with the translated sequence MKKNATLLFIDLIGSSNIANILSLEQYDRFLTSFHNVCISTIKNYFRRFYTKTEQQELEFSVKGDECSLFLYTREKARDLKIAIEIALQIKRRWLTEKINRDRVKQDKSPFDVGIGIHYGQVILNPRFCIRGKKISAEGFNISVAKRAESVSRQGKYTKIMVTREAYFQMSELKIPVSFTDEMNIGLKDVGLTINVYEIRSYGLKRRKAFAPGITKDIGTLEKLYKVAPFDLWLGLRLVENYLKRQDEKRAESVLKRMLIIDPKYAEAHFYLGFIYDGQNNSVAVDEYNKVLEIVPDDIDTLYNLGLFYKRMKRLQEALKALQQFLMYAPATDRDYERVKNIVSEIKRKKPMDNLSKLMQRAREEGKPISLIPQKRHYA